A single Thiohalobacter thiocyanaticus DNA region contains:
- a CDS encoding lipopolysaccharide biosynthesis protein has product MALQDSLRSGTTWLITKGTGSFAVQFVFGVILARLLVPEEFGMMVTIQIFTGLATVVAVGGMSKALVQAREVEQRHYNTAFTLQLLIGTGLFLLFYLLAWPFAAWYDDPLYRPLLQTAAVGFLLRPLMNTQAAWMHREMRFKAFALVSFGGMFLSGLAGIAMAWHGMGVWSLVLSGLLGTFIQILLSKRVVRLPLTLQLDRRAVGDLGRYGVRIQANNVAFHINRQVENFLISRTLGEHFLGLYNKAGSLFQIPAEMIGTPAYATTFRALSKLQDNADQSRWLYRRTLSLVTLYMLPIYVSLFWLAPAFITLVYGPNWSPAALPLQILSLIGLSQCIIRPSRAVTAARNWLGRELALQVESALVIAVGCLIGLRWGMVGVAWAMVPCQAWIALRFFALARRSLDARWSDLPAALAAPVLLNLLLFGFLAGLDGLWQQQLGSTLSWPYLFGMAAAAVLFYLLVFLALPLAGIRDEAQRWRRWLLRRG; this is encoded by the coding sequence ATGGCCCTGCAGGATTCGCTCCGTTCCGGCACCACCTGGCTGATCACCAAGGGCACGGGCAGCTTCGCCGTGCAATTCGTGTTCGGCGTGATCCTGGCCCGCCTGCTGGTGCCGGAAGAATTCGGCATGATGGTCACCATCCAGATCTTCACCGGCCTGGCCACGGTGGTGGCGGTGGGCGGCATGTCCAAGGCGCTGGTCCAGGCCCGCGAGGTGGAACAGCGCCACTACAATACCGCCTTCACCCTGCAGCTGCTGATCGGCACCGGCCTGTTTCTGCTGTTCTACCTCCTGGCCTGGCCCTTCGCCGCCTGGTACGACGACCCGCTGTACCGGCCGCTGCTGCAGACGGCGGCGGTGGGTTTCCTGCTGCGGCCGCTGATGAACACCCAGGCGGCCTGGATGCACCGCGAGATGCGCTTCAAGGCCTTCGCCCTGGTCTCCTTCGGCGGCATGTTCCTGTCGGGGCTGGCCGGCATCGCCATGGCCTGGCACGGCATGGGCGTATGGAGCCTGGTGCTGAGCGGTCTGCTCGGCACCTTCATCCAGATCCTGCTGAGCAAACGGGTGGTGCGTCTGCCGCTGACCCTGCAGCTGGACCGCCGGGCAGTGGGCGACCTCGGCCGCTACGGGGTACGAATCCAGGCCAACAATGTCGCCTTCCACATCAACCGCCAGGTGGAAAACTTTCTCATCAGCCGCACCCTGGGCGAGCATTTCCTCGGCCTGTACAACAAGGCCGGCAGCCTGTTCCAGATCCCGGCCGAGATGATCGGCACCCCGGCCTACGCCACCACCTTCCGCGCCCTGTCCAAGCTGCAGGACAACGCCGACCAGTCGCGCTGGCTGTACCGGCGCACGCTCAGCCTGGTCACCCTGTACATGCTGCCGATCTATGTCAGCCTGTTCTGGCTGGCGCCGGCCTTCATCACCCTGGTCTACGGTCCCAACTGGAGCCCGGCCGCGCTGCCGCTGCAGATCCTGTCCCTGATCGGCCTCAGCCAGTGCATCATCCGGCCGTCGCGGGCGGTGACCGCGGCGCGCAACTGGCTGGGGCGGGAACTGGCGCTGCAGGTCGAGTCGGCGCTGGTCATTGCCGTGGGTTGCCTGATCGGACTGCGCTGGGGCATGGTCGGCGTGGCCTGGGCCATGGTGCCCTGCCAGGCCTGGATCGCGCTGCGCTTCTTCGCCCTGGCCCGGCGCAGCCTGGACGCACGCTGGTCGGATCTGCCGGCGGCCCTGGCCGCCCCGGTGCTGCTGAACCTGCTGCTGTTCGGCTTCCTGGCCGGGCTGGACGGCCTCTGGCAGCAGCAGCTGGGCAGCACCTTGAGCTGGCCCTATCTGTTCGGGATGGCGGCGGCGGCGGTGCTGTTCTATCTGCTGGTGTTTCTGGCGCTGCCACTGGCGGGTATCCGCGACGAGGCGCAGCGCTGGCGGCGCTGGCTGCTGCGCCGTGGCTGA
- a CDS encoding HPr-rel-A system PqqD family peptide chaperone: protein MSDRRWQVCGPSGLARVDWDGEVAIYHRGSGDTHLLDPLAAELLRALEQQPRSDADLVSLLSELVSPEPARPPQALVETILGELKRLNIIEQVEP from the coding sequence ATGTCCGACCGCCGTTGGCAGGTCTGCGGTCCGTCCGGGCTGGCCCGGGTGGACTGGGACGGAGAGGTCGCGATCTATCACCGCGGCAGCGGTGACACCCATCTGCTCGATCCCCTGGCCGCCGAACTGCTCCGGGCCCTGGAGCAGCAGCCCCGCAGCGACGCGGATTTGGTTTCCCTCCTGAGTGAGTTAGTATCCCCGGAACCGGCGCGGCCGCCGCAGGCGCTGGTTGAGACCATCCTGGGAGAACTCAAGCGATTGAACATTATCGAGCAGGTCGAGCCTTGA
- a CDS encoding nucleotidyltransferase domain-containing protein, with translation MPDTGLPLLVRVLRAPEVAATLDAPAWERLIRQARHANLLARLAHQVAAVCEPAALPPPVQRHLDSARNFAAAHARVVRWEVNRIRRALAPLGVPVVLLKGAAYLMSGSPVAIGRVFSDVDILVPRAQLDAVEESLYWAGWLTTHHDAYDQRYYRQWMHELPPLRHVRRRTVLDVHHNILPETARLSPDPEKLLAAAECIDAPELHVLSAEDRILHSATHLFHDGEFEHGLRDLVDLDGLLRAAAGTSPDVWERLPVRAGELQLSRPLAYALRYCREILGTPVPDALLQWTDRALPGQGVRGLMDALMARALRPPHPDCDDAFSPLARWLLYLRGHALRMPPQLLLPHLVRKAVRSEE, from the coding sequence ATGCCTGACACCGGCCTGCCCCTGCTGGTTCGGGTGCTGCGGGCGCCGGAGGTGGCTGCCACGCTGGATGCGCCCGCCTGGGAACGGCTCATCCGCCAGGCCCGGCATGCCAACCTGCTGGCCCGGCTGGCGCACCAGGTCGCCGCCGTCTGTGAGCCGGCGGCGCTGCCGCCGCCGGTGCAGCGGCATCTGGATTCGGCCCGCAATTTCGCTGCCGCCCATGCCCGGGTGGTGCGCTGGGAGGTCAACCGCATCCGCCGTGCCCTGGCGCCGCTGGGCGTGCCGGTGGTGCTGCTGAAGGGCGCCGCCTATCTCATGAGTGGGTCGCCGGTGGCGATCGGCCGGGTGTTCAGCGACGTGGATATCCTGGTGCCGCGCGCGCAGCTGGATGCGGTGGAGGAGTCGTTGTACTGGGCCGGGTGGTTGACCACGCATCACGACGCCTATGATCAGCGCTACTACCGCCAGTGGATGCATGAGTTGCCGCCGCTGCGCCATGTCCGCCGCAGGACGGTGCTGGATGTCCATCACAACATCCTGCCCGAGACGGCACGACTCAGCCCGGATCCGGAAAAACTGCTGGCGGCGGCCGAGTGCATCGACGCGCCCGAGCTGCATGTCCTGTCCGCCGAAGATCGTATCCTGCACAGCGCCACCCATCTGTTCCATGATGGCGAGTTCGAGCATGGGCTGCGCGACCTGGTCGACCTGGACGGACTGCTCCGCGCAGCGGCCGGGACGAGCCCGGATGTCTGGGAGCGCCTGCCGGTGCGCGCCGGGGAACTGCAGCTGTCACGTCCGCTGGCCTATGCCCTGCGCTACTGCCGGGAGATCCTGGGCACACCGGTGCCGGACGCGCTGCTGCAGTGGACGGATCGGGCTCTGCCCGGTCAGGGTGTGCGCGGTCTGATGGACGCCCTGATGGCACGCGCCCTGCGTCCGCCGCACCCCGACTGCGATGATGCCTTCAGCCCGCTGGCGCGCTGGTTGCTGTATCTGCGCGGCCATGCCCTGCGCATGCCGCCGCAGCTGCTGTTGCCGCATCTGGTGCGCAAGGCGGTGAGGAGTGAGGAGTGA
- a CDS encoding VanZ family protein: protein MRSRSDIRLLLVLALSYTLLIAYGSLYPLSGWRLPAAGWLPDSLLPGFNGADALLNLLVYMPFGFLWAGHRRRRGRTGLAPVLLLAAGTSLGLEALQHFLPGRTTSGLDSLLNITGAGLGALLATGTRTGLPGWLQRQRLRWLRDDAPAAAAGLTVLLWLFIELSPLLPDLSPGGIRHSLLPLYNGLRNPALLDLPAALARLGLVLAFALALLQLLKPQQPRLRLLALLLPALLAARVLISGSQLSLDLVLGTLLGFGLVLLLRRRETLWPWVGAAAALCGYILAQSQVDPGAARLHPFNWRPFSPQISHGFGLTDVAAQLWPFLALGLFLRQTPLARAGGLLLWSGVLAIAALSFGLEWQQRGLPGRQGDITDVILALLGWLLAWLLSAPQPRPRPLRPLAASQALYAFGILLAASLAATLLIRPQAGNAGQELQVREIPAPESLPAAELPGFRMAHPRLPYPTPDQLKIIRAENPHYLEHLQRRASDANRRHHRVFDAVMAEVLVPGSQDLDQLHAELLELELRWRGNQQTKPLAMAYDWLYDKWSEAQRASLLEKTLDACEYQIRFIRRNQLSPYNVYLYNSPFQALMACAIAVHGDHPRAGAVMNFTHHYWKDSVLPVWRQVMGANGGWHEGAEYVAIGIGDAVFQLPNMWRAATGEDLFASESGLRGFADFLVHRKRPDGEDIHLGDGGLYENSVPDAAALGVELNHPAVYSLDGCPNPKRPQPLSWPWGPLPDTGLCRPGARQQLPLSHYADGVGLLLARSDWSPEATFVSFKAGDNYWSHMHLDQGAFTIYKGGALAIDSGIYPQQYGSDHHLNYAYQSIAHNVITVTDPADTVPRHQGDRIRHIHNDGGQRRIGSGWGLAAPLDLEHWREQYDLYHTAETLAVYRDAGAAVKLADLTPAYTNRLSGKGTFAHRTRRVESLRRAFVYDRVQDAVIVFDRVEATRADFTKRWLLHSQTEPRVEGSEFLIELPPGQDRPGHAGGRLEGHILLPEQPRIQRIGGEGQEFRLGDRNYDDDGAVYTRIAKRDERGRTLEPGAWRLEVSPSAPARLDHYLVVMLPSLLDAGRATEVRRLPDRDNAVGCEIRSGERRSQWWFARDGSQVELVRFDKEGEIERRIIR from the coding sequence ATGCGTTCACGCAGCGACATACGCCTGCTTCTTGTCCTGGCACTCAGCTATACCCTGCTGATCGCTTACGGCAGCCTGTATCCGCTCAGCGGCTGGCGGCTGCCGGCCGCCGGCTGGCTGCCCGACAGTCTGCTGCCGGGATTCAACGGCGCCGACGCGCTGCTGAACCTGCTGGTCTACATGCCGTTCGGCTTTCTCTGGGCCGGCCACCGGCGTCGCCGCGGCCGCACGGGCCTGGCCCCCGTGCTGCTGCTGGCGGCCGGCACCAGTCTCGGCCTGGAAGCCCTGCAGCACTTTCTGCCCGGGCGCACCACTTCGGGCCTGGACAGCCTGCTCAATATCACCGGCGCGGGGCTGGGCGCACTGCTGGCCACCGGCACCCGGACCGGCCTGCCGGGCTGGCTGCAACGCCAGCGGTTGCGCTGGCTGCGGGATGACGCCCCCGCCGCGGCGGCCGGGCTGACGGTGCTGCTGTGGCTGTTCATCGAACTCAGCCCCCTGCTGCCCGATCTCAGCCCGGGCGGCATCCGCCACAGCCTGCTGCCGCTGTACAACGGGCTGCGCAACCCGGCACTGCTGGACCTGCCGGCCGCCCTGGCACGGCTGGGCCTGGTGCTGGCCTTCGCCCTGGCCCTGCTGCAGCTGCTGAAACCGCAACAGCCGCGTCTGCGGCTGCTGGCGCTGCTGCTGCCGGCACTGCTGGCCGCCCGGGTACTGATCAGTGGCAGTCAGCTGTCACTCGATCTGGTGCTGGGCACCCTGCTCGGCTTCGGTCTGGTGCTGCTGCTGCGGCGGCGTGAAACCCTGTGGCCCTGGGTCGGCGCGGCCGCGGCGCTGTGCGGCTACATCCTCGCCCAGAGCCAGGTCGATCCCGGCGCCGCCCGGCTGCACCCGTTCAACTGGCGGCCCTTCTCCCCGCAGATCAGCCACGGCTTCGGGCTGACCGATGTCGCGGCCCAACTCTGGCCGTTTCTGGCCCTGGGCCTGTTCCTGCGGCAGACGCCGCTGGCCCGTGCCGGCGGTCTGCTGCTGTGGTCCGGGGTGCTGGCCATCGCGGCCCTCTCCTTCGGACTGGAGTGGCAGCAGCGCGGCCTGCCCGGGCGCCAGGGCGATATCACCGACGTGATCCTGGCCCTGCTCGGCTGGCTGCTGGCCTGGCTGCTGAGCGCCCCGCAGCCGCGCCCACGCCCGCTCCGGCCGCTGGCCGCCAGTCAGGCCCTGTACGCCTTCGGCATCCTGCTCGCTGCCAGCCTGGCCGCCACCCTGCTGATCCGCCCCCAGGCCGGCAACGCCGGGCAGGAACTGCAGGTGCGCGAGATCCCGGCGCCGGAGAGCCTGCCGGCGGCCGAACTGCCCGGCTTCCGCATGGCGCATCCGCGCCTGCCCTACCCGACACCCGACCAGCTGAAGATCATCCGCGCGGAAAACCCCCACTACCTGGAGCATCTGCAGCGCCGGGCCAGCGACGCCAACCGGCGCCATCACCGCGTCTTCGACGCCGTGATGGCCGAGGTGCTGGTCCCGGGCAGCCAGGATCTCGACCAGCTGCACGCCGAACTGCTCGAACTGGAACTGCGCTGGCGCGGCAATCAGCAGACCAAGCCGCTGGCCATGGCCTACGACTGGCTGTATGACAAATGGAGCGAGGCGCAGCGCGCCAGTCTGCTGGAGAAGACCCTGGATGCGTGCGAGTACCAGATCCGCTTCATTCGCCGCAACCAACTCTCGCCCTATAACGTGTATCTGTACAACAGCCCGTTCCAGGCCCTGATGGCCTGCGCCATCGCCGTACATGGCGACCACCCGCGCGCCGGGGCGGTGATGAATTTTACGCACCATTACTGGAAGGACAGCGTGCTGCCGGTCTGGCGGCAGGTGATGGGCGCGAACGGCGGCTGGCACGAGGGTGCCGAGTATGTCGCCATCGGCATCGGCGACGCCGTGTTCCAGCTGCCCAATATGTGGCGCGCCGCCACCGGCGAGGACCTGTTCGCCAGCGAGTCCGGACTGCGCGGCTTCGCCGACTTTCTGGTCCACCGCAAGCGGCCCGACGGCGAGGACATCCATCTCGGCGATGGCGGACTGTACGAGAACAGCGTGCCGGACGCCGCCGCCCTGGGCGTGGAACTGAACCATCCGGCGGTCTACAGCCTGGACGGCTGCCCGAACCCGAAACGCCCCCAGCCCCTGAGCTGGCCCTGGGGACCGCTGCCCGATACCGGCCTGTGCCGGCCCGGGGCCAGGCAGCAACTGCCTTTGAGCCATTACGCCGACGGCGTCGGCCTGCTGCTCGCGCGCAGCGACTGGTCGCCCGAGGCCACCTTCGTCAGCTTCAAGGCCGGCGACAACTACTGGTCGCACATGCACCTCGACCAGGGCGCCTTCACCATTTACAAGGGCGGCGCCCTGGCCATCGACAGCGGCATCTATCCGCAGCAGTACGGCTCCGATCATCACCTGAACTATGCCTACCAGAGCATCGCCCACAATGTGATCACGGTGACGGATCCGGCCGATACCGTGCCCCGGCACCAGGGCGACAGGATCCGCCACATCCACAACGACGGCGGCCAGCGTCGCATCGGCTCCGGCTGGGGCCTGGCCGCTCCGCTCGACCTGGAACACTGGCGGGAACAGTACGACCTCTACCACACCGCCGAGACCCTGGCCGTGTACCGGGATGCCGGCGCAGCGGTCAAACTGGCCGACCTCACCCCGGCCTACACCAACCGCCTGTCGGGCAAGGGCACCTTCGCCCACCGCACCCGGCGGGTGGAATCGCTGCGCCGGGCCTTCGTCTACGACCGGGTGCAGGATGCCGTCATCGTGTTCGACCGGGTCGAGGCCACCCGCGCCGACTTCACCAAGCGCTGGCTGCTGCACAGCCAGACCGAGCCGCGGGTCGAGGGCAGCGAGTTCCTGATCGAACTGCCACCCGGGCAGGATCGTCCCGGCCACGCCGGCGGCCGCCTGGAAGGTCATATCCTGCTGCCCGAACAGCCGCGCATCCAGCGCATCGGCGGTGAGGGTCAAGAGTTCCGGTTGGGCGACCGAAACTATGACGACGACGGCGCCGTCTATACGCGCATCGCCAAACGCGACGAGCGCGGCCGCACCCTGGAGCCGGGCGCCTGGCGCCTGGAGGTCAGCCCGTCCGCACCGGCCCGGCTGGACCACTATCTGGTGGTGATGCTGCCCTCGCTGCTGGATGCAGGGCGGGCGACCGAGGTCCGCCGCCTGCCCGATCGCGACAACGCCGTCGGCTGCGAGATCCGCAGCGGCGAACGCCGCAGCCAGTGGTGGTTCGCGCGCGACGGCTCGCAGGTGGAGCTTGTACGCTTTGACAAGGAAGGCGAGATTGAACGTCGCATCATCCGTTAA
- a CDS encoding S1 family peptidase yields MRFTWLKLLAVLTLLCSAPPALAAADYADIIDRTKPAIVGIGTFQKTRRPPVRLLGTGFGVLDGRHVLTNLHVIPDELDAVHHEYLTVMVGSGRRPELRRARLHASDPKHDLAVLRIEGAPVPVLELAPQARVREGGIYLFTGFPIGAVLGLYPATHRAMIAAITPIVIPADRSSQLDPATVRRLRAPYDVYQLDGTAYPGNSGSPLYQPESGRVVGIINKVFVKETRESALSDPSGISYAIPVTHAAALLQRIRQAQN; encoded by the coding sequence ATGCGGTTTACCTGGCTGAAGCTTCTGGCCGTGCTGACCCTGTTATGCAGCGCTCCGCCAGCGCTCGCCGCCGCGGACTATGCCGACATCATCGATCGAACCAAGCCGGCCATTGTCGGGATCGGCACCTTCCAGAAGACCCGGCGGCCGCCGGTCCGGCTGCTGGGGACCGGCTTCGGCGTGCTGGACGGGCGTCACGTCCTGACCAACCTGCACGTGATCCCGGACGAACTCGATGCCGTGCACCATGAGTATCTTACCGTGATGGTCGGCAGCGGGCGTCGTCCGGAACTGCGCCGGGCCAGGCTGCATGCCTCCGATCCGAAGCATGACCTGGCCGTGCTGCGGATCGAGGGCGCCCCGGTCCCGGTGCTGGAACTGGCCCCGCAGGCGCGGGTGCGCGAGGGCGGCATCTACCTGTTCACCGGGTTCCCCATCGGCGCCGTGCTGGGGCTGTATCCCGCCACCCATCGGGCCATGATTGCCGCCATCACGCCCATCGTGATCCCGGCCGACCGCTCCAGCCAGCTCGATCCGGCCACGGTGCGGCGTCTGCGGGCTCCCTATGATGTCTATCAGCTCGATGGCACCGCCTACCCGGGCAACAGCGGCAGTCCGCTGTATCAGCCGGAGTCGGGCAGGGTTGTCGGAATTATTAACAAGGTATTCGTCAAGGAGACCCGGGAATCGGCCCTGAGCGATCCCAGTGGCATCAGCTACGCCATTCCGGTCACGCATGCCGCGGCCTTGCTGCAGCGCATCCGGCAGGCACAGAACTGA
- the galE gene encoding UDP-glucose 4-epimerase GalE has protein sequence MQSGAILVTGGAGYIGSHVVRQLVRRGERVVVLDNLSTGFAEAVQGAELVVGDTGDAALVGRLLTEHGIESVLHFAAHTVVPESVENPLKYYGNNTCHTRSLLSCCQHHGVKHFIFSSTAAVYGIPDSPYCTEDTPTDPINAYGASKLMSEMMLRDLSRASDLRHVALRYFNVAGTSPDGDIGQSTPRATLLIKVACEVAAGRRDRMYVFGTDYPTPDGTGVRDYIHVEDLADAHLKALDYLRDGGDSATLNCGYGHGYSVREVIEAVERVAGHPIAVEETDRRPGDPPTLIARSERAREVLGWTPRYDDLDFIVQTSLEWEKKLAAGTAYGA, from the coding sequence ATGCAGTCAGGTGCGATCCTGGTCACCGGCGGCGCCGGCTACATCGGCAGCCATGTGGTACGCCAGCTGGTCCGGCGCGGGGAGCGGGTGGTGGTGCTGGACAACCTCTCCACCGGCTTTGCCGAGGCGGTCCAGGGCGCCGAACTGGTGGTGGGGGACACCGGCGATGCCGCCCTGGTCGGCCGGCTGCTGACCGAGCATGGCATCGAATCCGTCCTGCACTTCGCCGCTCATACCGTGGTGCCGGAATCCGTTGAGAATCCGTTGAAATATTACGGCAACAACACCTGCCACACCCGCAGCCTGCTCAGCTGCTGCCAGCATCACGGGGTCAAGCATTTCATCTTCTCCTCCACGGCGGCGGTCTACGGCATCCCCGATTCGCCCTATTGCACCGAGGATACCCCGACCGATCCGATCAACGCCTACGGCGCCTCCAAGTTGATGAGCGAGATGATGCTGCGCGACCTCAGTCGCGCCAGCGATCTGCGGCATGTGGCGCTGCGCTACTTCAATGTCGCCGGCACCAGCCCCGACGGCGACATCGGCCAGTCAACGCCGCGCGCCACCCTGCTGATCAAGGTCGCCTGCGAGGTCGCCGCCGGCCGACGCGACCGCATGTACGTCTTCGGTACCGACTATCCCACCCCTGACGGCACCGGGGTGCGCGATTACATTCATGTGGAGGACCTTGCCGACGCCCACCTCAAGGCGCTGGACTACCTGCGCGACGGCGGTGACTCGGCCACGCTCAACTGCGGCTACGGCCACGGCTACAGCGTGCGCGAGGTGATCGAGGCGGTGGAACGCGTGGCCGGCCATCCCATTGCAGTGGAAGAGACCGACCGGCGCCCCGGTGACCCGCCGACCCTCATCGCCCGCTCCGAACGCGCTCGCGAAGTCCTTGGCTGGACCCCGCGCTACGACGACCTGGACTTCATCGTGCAGACCTCGCTGGAGTGGGAAAAGAAGCTCGCCGCCGGCACGGCCTACGGGGCCTGA
- the mrtJ gene encoding JDVT-CTERM system glutamic-type intramembrane protease MrtJ, giving the protein MRSPAGLRSVLRDGHFWLAHLAAVLLWLAGLAWLRPEPDPLWPLHAVQAFVLLGLGYPVVEEVLFRGLLQGWLRERPRLRVSRFGITPANLITSLVFTALHFINHPPLAAAAVLAPSLVFGYFRDRHDSLIAPIWLHCFYNIGYFWLFAA; this is encoded by the coding sequence ATGAGGTCGCCGGCCGGGCTGCGGTCAGTACTGCGGGACGGTCATTTCTGGCTGGCCCATCTGGCAGCGGTGCTGCTGTGGCTGGCCGGGCTGGCCTGGTTGCGGCCGGAACCCGATCCGCTGTGGCCGCTGCATGCCGTTCAGGCCTTCGTCCTGCTCGGGCTGGGCTATCCGGTGGTCGAGGAGGTCCTGTTCCGCGGCCTGCTGCAGGGCTGGTTGCGTGAGCGGCCGCGGCTGCGGGTGTCCCGCTTCGGCATCACCCCGGCCAATCTCATCACCAGCCTGGTGTTCACTGCGCTGCATTTCATCAATCATCCGCCGCTGGCCGCGGCCGCGGTGCTGGCGCCGTCGCTGGTGTTCGGTTATTTCCGCGACCGGCACGACAGCCTGATCGCGCCGATCTGGCTGCACTGCTTCTACAACATCGGCTATTTCTGGCTGTTCGCTGCGTAA
- a CDS encoding sulfotransferase family protein yields the protein MNPERPLFIVGAPRSGTTLLLYMLRSHPRLFLPGDESHFFIPLYRRYGPQPPLDRSDQIQDLLQAMQKLRPVFFREFVEAGDPQLAGLARALAAERPVGLAGLIDALYRHLARRAGKVRWGDKTPYYVQHLDTIDALFPNCQVVHLIRDGRDVALSMLARRHDFDVYNIYHAARYWEECVEAGRRSGRRLGPERYLELRYEDLLDAPQEQLERLCDFLHEPYSEEILDFERPGQMDSKLLKTTPLVSQGLQQGNVGKWRERMTPRQIATFERAVPDLLRAYAYPLSATVAPLPLPLRAGYRLHNRVRKWFNRTFHQRPVARL from the coding sequence ATGAATCCGGAAAGGCCCCTGTTCATCGTCGGCGCGCCCCGCTCCGGCACCACCCTGCTGCTGTACATGCTGCGCTCGCATCCGCGGCTGTTCCTGCCCGGGGACGAATCGCACTTCTTCATCCCCCTGTACCGCCGCTACGGCCCGCAACCGCCGTTGGACCGCAGCGACCAGATTCAGGACCTGCTCCAGGCCATGCAGAAGCTGCGGCCGGTGTTCTTCCGCGAGTTTGTCGAGGCCGGCGACCCGCAGCTGGCCGGACTGGCCCGGGCCCTGGCCGCAGAACGGCCCGTCGGCCTGGCCGGGCTCATCGACGCTCTCTACCGGCATCTGGCCCGGCGCGCCGGCAAGGTGCGCTGGGGTGACAAGACCCCCTATTATGTCCAGCACCTGGACACCATCGACGCCCTGTTCCCGAACTGCCAGGTGGTGCATCTGATCCGCGACGGCCGCGACGTGGCCCTGTCCATGCTGGCGCGGCGCCACGACTTCGATGTCTATAACATCTATCACGCCGCCCGCTACTGGGAGGAATGCGTCGAGGCGGGCCGGCGCAGCGGCCGCCGGCTGGGGCCGGAGCGCTACCTGGAGCTGCGCTACGAGGACCTGCTGGACGCGCCGCAGGAGCAGCTCGAACGCCTGTGCGATTTCCTGCACGAACCCTACAGCGAGGAGATCCTCGACTTCGAACGTCCCGGCCAGATGGACAGCAAGCTGCTCAAGACCACGCCGCTGGTCTCGCAGGGACTGCAGCAGGGCAACGTCGGGAAGTGGCGCGAGCGCATGACGCCGCGCCAGATCGCCACCTTCGAACGGGCGGTACCGGACCTGCTGCGCGCATACGCTTACCCGCTGTCGGCAACCGTCGCGCCTCTGCCCCTGCCCCTGCGCGCCGGCTACCGGCTGCACAACCGGGTGCGCAAATGGTTCAACCGCACCTTTCACCAGCGCCCGGTGGCGCGTCTCTGA
- a CDS encoding HprK-related kinase A: MTLAAIAPGRLPGQLAGPGICVRTGPFVSRIQSRLPAVAAGLALLYPDYPLADPDGFTDFRVRLFSPNPLRRWWRPQVQFAMDGRIPFKPLPLSQAYPLLEWGLNWCITSHMHHYLLIHSAVVERNGLGVILPGEPGAGKSTLCAALVLRGWRLLSDEMAVIDLDRLELIPVVRPVSLKNASIEVIRRFAPEAVISPPALDTLKGTVAHLRVPRASIEGMDEPVRAGAIVFPRYRPDAVPAQAASETPGRTLLRIAQNTFNYSLLGERAFQALTAVVQGSRCHDLSYADLDEAIAWFDRLSGGAHA, encoded by the coding sequence TTGACCCTGGCCGCCATCGCCCCGGGGCGGCTGCCGGGGCAGCTGGCCGGTCCGGGGATCTGTGTCAGAACCGGCCCCTTCGTTTCGCGCATCCAGTCGCGCCTGCCCGCCGTGGCGGCCGGCCTGGCGCTGCTCTATCCCGATTATCCCCTGGCCGACCCCGACGGATTCACCGACTTCCGGGTGCGATTGTTCAGCCCGAACCCACTGCGCCGCTGGTGGCGGCCGCAGGTGCAGTTCGCCATGGACGGCCGGATTCCGTTCAAGCCGCTGCCCCTGAGCCAGGCCTACCCGCTGCTGGAATGGGGGCTGAACTGGTGCATCACCAGCCATATGCATCACTATCTGTTGATTCATTCGGCGGTGGTGGAGCGGAACGGCCTGGGCGTGATCCTGCCCGGCGAGCCGGGGGCGGGCAAGAGCACGCTCTGCGCTGCGCTGGTGCTGCGCGGCTGGCGGCTGCTGTCAGACGAGATGGCGGTGATCGATCTGGACCGCCTGGAACTGATCCCGGTGGTACGGCCGGTGAGCCTGAAGAACGCCTCCATCGAGGTGATCCGCCGCTTTGCCCCCGAGGCGGTCATCAGCCCGCCGGCGCTGGACACCCTCAAGGGCACGGTGGCCCACCTGCGGGTACCGCGTGCCAGCATCGAGGGCATGGACGAACCGGTCCGGGCCGGGGCCATTGTGTTTCCCCGCTACCGCCCCGATGCCGTGCCGGCGCAGGCCGCGTCCGAGACGCCGGGACGCACCCTGCTGCGCATCGCGCAGAACACCTTCAACTACAGCCTGCTGGGCGAGCGTGCCTTTCAGGCCCTCACCGCCGTGGTGCAGGGAAGTCGCTGTCACGACCTGAGCTATGCCGATCTCGACGAGGCCATCGCCTGGTTCGACCGCCTGAGCGGGGGCGCCCATGCCTGA